TTCTGGCGACGGTGTGGCGTGACCGAAACTTTTCATCCAAAAGGGGAATTCCCCATGCCCGGCCACCCCGGTGTGCCAGAGGGACTCCGCGCCTACGCGCAGCCAACACACGCAGACGGCACATTCAACCACGACCGAGCCGGCCGCCCCAAAGTCCGGCGGGTACACCTGCGCGCGCACCCACCCACTTCACCGCAGCGGCCAGACGGTCTCGTCAACGACGCCGACTGGAACTGGGCCACCAGCGCGCCCAGACGATGGACCACCATCAGGAACAAACTCGATGATCGTGCTGATGACGTGGCGCTCGCCTTGGCCCGAGCAGGATGCGTTGACCTCGAACACGACTACCGATCAGGCACAATCTGCCATCCACCCCGAGGCTGGGCCCCTCACCCTGACCTGCGCGCAGCCCGGCAAGAGCAAAACAGCCAGCGCGCCGCTCGCCGGGCCGCTCAGGACGACGAGGTATGCCGTCTCGCTGCCGAGCTCGCCCACTATCCGGCCGCCGGGCCACTGGTAGCCATCCTCAAAGTACAACGGGACGGGCCCTACCGTGACCACGTCATCGACGCTGCCCGAGCCTTCCTCACCGACGACATCACGACCGGCACAAGCCGGGCCGCGCCGTGGGCCGCTGTGCGCTGGCTCAAGCGCGGAGCGAAGGCGGACTACAACAGGGACCACGAGCCGCTTGCTGAAGGTGGTCAGGGTGCGGTCTACAGCGGCGCGCACAAATACACCCGCATACCCATCGCGCTGAAGCAGCTCCGCTTCAGCGATGAAGACGCCCTACACCGCATGCGCCGCGAGATCTCCATCGGGCACCTCTACGGAGAGCACCCGAACGTCATGCCGGTCCTGGACTCCGATCCGGACGGGAGGTGGTTCGTCATGCCGCTCGCGAACGGCAGTGCCGCCAGCCACGTGGAACGCCTACAGCGAGAAACAGGAGCCCTCCGGGACCTCGTCACAGCGGTCTGCGAAGGACTGCGCTGCCCACACACCGACGACAGGATCCATCGCGACATTAAGCCAGCGAACGTCCTGCTCCTCAACGGCAAGTGGGTCGTAGCAGATTGGGGGCTAGGCCGACAGCCCCGGGGGGAAACCAGCATTCCGCGTCGGACTCGAACCGGCACCGGCTTCGGCTCCGAGGGATTCGCCGCACCGGAGCTGTCGTCCGGAAGCCCCCACAATGTTACGGCCGCCGCCGACATCTACAGCATCGGGCGTCTCATCGCAGCCATCCTAACCGGGGAACGACCGGAGCAGAATCTCCCACTGCTGCCCGCCAGCGGGCCATGGATAGCTGTAGTGGCGGAGGCAACTCACCACAAGCCAACCGACCGGCCACAAGACGTGGGCGAATTCCTCCGCCTGCTCAAGGACATCCCGTGACCGTTCCCGCGCCGTTCCCAGCGCTGCTAGGCACAGAAAGTTCTGGTCCACCTCAGCTGAAAGACATCTCAGGTTCTTAAAAGTCAAGCCGCAGCAGCGAGTGGAGGTGGAAAGGCCTGATGTTCGTCGAAAGGTTGTCCTGTTTGGAGGCAGTGGTGGAGCTGTCCGAGGAACTTGTTGAACAGGTGGCGTTGGGCCTGGTGGTTCCAGTCTCCGGCGGCGCGGCGGGTGTCGAAGTGTCTTCTCGCGCCGGGGCTGGCTCGCAGCGAGCTGAGGGCCCAGATCGGGCCGACCGCGGCGAGACGCCGGTTTTTGATGTGCCGGTGCGAGATCACGGTTTTCTTGCCGCTGGCGCGGGTGATCGGGGCGGCTCCGGCGTAGGCCTTGAGGCCGCGTGGGTCGTCAAAGCGGGTGCGGTCGTCTCCGATTTCGGCGAGCACCCGGGCGCCGGCCAGCGACCCCAGGCCGGGGAAGCTGGTGATGATCTCGGCGTCCGGGTGCCGCTCAAAATGGGTCCGCGTCGCCTCCGCGAGACTGTCGGCGGCCGTGCAGGCTGCTTCGAATTGGCTCAGCAGAGCGGAAAACTGGATGCCCATCGCGTTTTCCACGATCGGTGGCTGCCGCAACCGCTGCGATCGGAAGATTCCGTAGAGGCGATCAACGTCGGTATCGACGTTGCGTCGGCGCCCGGCCTTGGTCAGCAGCGTCCGCAGCCGTGCGCGGGTCAGCTTCGCCGCGAGCGCGGGTGTGGGGGCCGCGGTGAGGACGGTGCGGGCGTCGCGGCGCGCCAGACCGCCCTCGGGCAGCCCGGCGAACGCGTCGAGCGCGGCGGGGTAGAACTCTTTGAGCAGCGAGCGGAGCTGGTTGCCCAGCTGCTGACGTGCCCAGACCGCGTCCTGCTGCGCTCGCGCGAGCACCCGGACGGCTTGGGCGAGGTCGGTGTCGGCGGGCAGCGGCCGGTGCGCGTCGGCGTCGGTGCGCACGATGTTGGCCAGCATCACCGCGTCCGCGGCGTCGGACTTCGCACCCGAAACCTGGTGGCGGGCCCGGTAACGCGACGCCGAGAGCGGGTTGATCGCGTAGATGGTGCGGCCGGTGGAACGCAACGCGGCCACCAGCAGCCCGCGGTCGGTCTCGATGCCCACGGGGATCGGGTTCTCGACGGTATCCCCGGCCTCGGCAAGCAGGTTCAGCAGGCGAGCGAAGCCCGCCACGTCGTCACCGATCCGGGCCTTCGCGACCACGGTTCCGGTGTCGTCGATGATGGCGGCATCGTGGTGGGATTCGGCCCAGTCGATGCCGCAGAACAGTGTCAAGTTGCTCTGCCTCCTTCGATGTTTCTGCTGCTTACGGGTCCAGGCGGGGTCACGCAGCGCCCTAATCGCGGGACTCGACGGTCCGTCATCTCAGTAGCCGTTCGTGACTCCAGCACACCGCAGGGACCTCGTTCTGTCGAAGAGCTCGAAGCTCGGGAACACATCGAGAGGTCACCTCCTGCGGCGGACTCGAGCAACGACATCCCACCACCACGATCACCAGCCCACCGGCAGACGCGCCGTTCTTTCAGAAGTCGTCGAACGACGGGAACACATAGGCGTCGCCCGCCGGCGGACCAGCACCAACCAACCCGGTTACGAGCCGGAAGAACTACCCCTACTACCGATTAGGATCATGTTGCCGATGAGCCGCATTGCGCTCGAGCCGTACTTCTTGCACCAAGACCAGGTTCAGTCGCTCCTCGGAGAGCAGCGAACGGAGTCCGCACGAGCGCGGGCGGTCCGCAGGAGCGATCCCGAAGCAGCGCTGCCCTACGTGCTCGCCACAGAACTCGCCGAGGCGCTCTCCTCGCTGGGAATCGGCGAACTGGCAAGGCTTGTCCTGGAGCGGGACATACGTGCGGGGCAAGTCGTCGGCGCGGAGCTGGAGTTTTCGTTCCAGCGAGACCGGGACCGCGACGCCCCAGGCTTCAAGCCTGCCAGCTTCACGGCGGTGCTCGACGCGGGCGAGCCTGTGCGGGTCACCGGGACATTCAACGCGGCAAGAAAGGCCAGTTCCTCCGCGCCCGGCAACCTCAGTGGAAACAGGCGGGTCTACGTTATCGGGACGGTCACCAATCTAAGCGCCGAGCAAATCGAGCTCAGGCCGGCCTTCATCGGAATCAGATCGTTCGTCGACGATGAACTTGCCGCCAGAGGTCCAGCGCCGGGAGCGCGGGTTTACCCCAGCGATATCGGCCAGTTCAGCGGGATCGACTTCGCATCTCCCTTCGCCGACGCCGAAGGTGACGCGGTGCTGCATGTGCCGGAGGACACAGTGAAGCGCGCCTTTGCCGGACTGATCGGCGAATCGTACGTTCCGAAGGACTGGGGTGGCGAGCGCTCCGACCTCTATACGTCACGAGTGTTCGCCCGCGGGCGCCAGATGTCGGCCGCGTGGCTGTTCAAGGGGCCGGGCTTCCCTCGCGCGATGGACGTCAAGGCCCTGGGTAAGAACGGCGACCAGATCGACCGGCTGTTCACCGAGCCCGCGGAGCTACTCGTTCTGCAGCACTGTCATCAGATCAAGCCGAGCGTGGTTGGCATGATGGACGCCTACGCCCACGACGCCCGGCACCCCCGCTTCTACATGATCATCGACGGGGCTGATACCGGACGCATACTGAGGTCGCTGGGTATGCTACCGGTAACTCCAGCACGTCCGCCTCTGTAGATCGAAAGGAACCGGAGCCTTGCGGCCAGAAAGCCCTAGGCAGACGCGAAAAGAAACCGAGCGCAATCGTTTAAGTGCGGAACTGAAAAGGATCGCGGTAATCGAGTCTTGCCGCCGGTTAAAATGCCGGCTACCGATCGGGGCCTGGTGCGTCGCCGTCAGGCAACGGAACGGCCAACCACGTCCGGATCTCTTCGATCACCTGCGTCGGACGGGGTGCGGACGAAAGTACGCGGAGCT
This Amycolatopsis sulphurea DNA region includes the following protein-coding sequences:
- a CDS encoding serine/threonine-protein kinase; this encodes MTETFHPKGEFPMPGHPGVPEGLRAYAQPTHADGTFNHDRAGRPKVRRVHLRAHPPTSPQRPDGLVNDADWNWATSAPRRWTTIRNKLDDRADDVALALARAGCVDLEHDYRSGTICHPPRGWAPHPDLRAARQEQNSQRAARRAAQDDEVCRLAAELAHYPAAGPLVAILKVQRDGPYRDHVIDAARAFLTDDITTGTSRAAPWAAVRWLKRGAKADYNRDHEPLAEGGQGAVYSGAHKYTRIPIALKQLRFSDEDALHRMRREISIGHLYGEHPNVMPVLDSDPDGRWFVMPLANGSAASHVERLQRETGALRDLVTAVCEGLRCPHTDDRIHRDIKPANVLLLNGKWVVADWGLGRQPRGETSIPRRTRTGTGFGSEGFAAPELSSGSPHNVTAAADIYSIGRLIAAILTGERPEQNLPLLPASGPWIAVVAEATHHKPTDRPQDVGEFLRLLKDIP
- a CDS encoding IS110 family transposase, with product MTLFCGIDWAESHHDAAIIDDTGTVVAKARIGDDVAGFARLLNLLAEAGDTVENPIPVGIETDRGLLVAALRSTGRTIYAINPLSASRYRARHQVSGAKSDAADAVMLANIVRTDADAHRPLPADTDLAQAVRVLARAQQDAVWARQQLGNQLRSLLKEFYPAALDAFAGLPEGGLARRDARTVLTAAPTPALAAKLTRARLRTLLTKAGRRRNVDTDVDRLYGIFRSQRLRQPPIVENAMGIQFSALLSQFEAACTAADSLAEATRTHFERHPDAEIITSFPGLGSLAGARVLAEIGDDRTRFDDPRGLKAYAGAAPITRASGKKTVISHRHIKNRRLAAVGPIWALSSLRASPGARRHFDTRRAAGDWNHQAQRHLFNKFLGQLHHCLQTGQPFDEHQAFPPPLAAAA